The Actinobacillus equuli genome includes a window with the following:
- the rho gene encoding transcription termination factor Rho: MHLTQLKNTPVSELVEMGENQMGLENLARLRKQDIIFAILKQHAKSGEDIFGQGVLEILPDGFGFLRSADSSYLAGPDDIYVSPSQIRRFNLQTGDKIEGKIRPPKEGERYFALLKVDLVNDDKPEVSRSKILFENLTPLHANSRLKMERGNGSTEDLTARILDLASPIGKGQRGLIVAPPKAGKTVLLQNIAQSITHNYPECELIVLLIDERPEEVTEMQRTVRGEVIASTFDEPATRHVQVAEMVIEKAKRSVEHKKDVVILLDSITRLARAYNTVTPVSGKILSGGVDANALHRPKRFFGAARNVEEGGSLTIIATALVDTGSKMDEVIFEEFKGTGNMELHLSRKIAERRVFPAIEFNRSGTRKDDLLMSPEEHRNAWMLRKVLNPMDEVAAMEWLIDKLSVAKTNEEFFEVMKRS; the protein is encoded by the coding sequence ATGCATCTTACTCAATTAAAAAATACACCGGTTTCGGAACTTGTCGAAATGGGTGAAAATCAAATGGGCTTAGAAAATTTAGCTCGTTTACGTAAACAAGACATTATTTTTGCAATTCTCAAACAACACGCCAAAAGTGGTGAAGATATTTTTGGCCAAGGTGTATTAGAGATTCTCCCCGACGGTTTCGGTTTCTTACGTTCAGCTGATAGTTCATATCTTGCCGGTCCCGATGATATCTATGTTTCACCAAGCCAAATTCGTCGTTTCAATCTTCAAACCGGTGATAAAATCGAAGGTAAAATTCGCCCGCCCAAAGAAGGCGAACGTTACTTTGCATTATTAAAAGTTGATCTTGTTAATGATGACAAACCTGAAGTTTCTCGTAGCAAAATCTTATTTGAAAACTTAACGCCATTACACGCAAACTCACGTTTAAAAATGGAGCGAGGCAATGGTTCAACTGAAGATTTAACCGCACGTATTCTTGATTTAGCATCTCCAATTGGTAAAGGTCAGCGTGGTTTAATCGTTGCTCCACCGAAAGCCGGTAAAACCGTTCTTCTACAAAACATTGCGCAAAGTATTACGCATAATTACCCAGAATGTGAATTGATCGTACTTCTGATTGATGAACGTCCGGAAGAGGTTACTGAAATGCAACGTACCGTACGTGGTGAAGTAATTGCTTCAACCTTTGACGAACCGGCAACACGTCACGTACAAGTTGCGGAAATGGTAATTGAAAAAGCAAAACGCTCGGTAGAACACAAGAAAGACGTGGTTATTCTATTAGACTCAATCACTCGTCTTGCTCGTGCTTACAATACTGTTACACCAGTTTCAGGTAAAATCCTTTCCGGTGGTGTGGATGCAAACGCATTACACCGACCAAAACGTTTCTTCGGTGCAGCTCGTAACGTAGAAGAAGGCGGTAGCTTAACCATTATCGCAACCGCATTGGTTGATACCGGTTCGAAAATGGATGAAGTTATCTTCGAAGAGTTTAAAGGTACTGGTAATATGGAATTACACCTTTCTCGTAAAATTGCAGAACGTCGTGTATTCCCGGCAATTGAGTTTAACCGTTCCGGTACACGTAAAGATGACTTATTAATGTCACCGGAAGAACACCGTAATGCGTGGATGTTACGTAAAGTACTAAATCCAATGGATGAAGTAGCAGCAATGGAATGGTTAATCGATAAACTCAGCGTTGCAAAAACTAACGAAGAATTTTTCGAAGTAATGAAACGTTCATAA